The following is a genomic window from Apodemus sylvaticus chromosome 10, mApoSyl1.1, whole genome shotgun sequence.
TGGAGGGAGGTAGCGGTATCAGCCTCcagcctacacacacatgcacacacacacataagcacacacatgcacacacacataagcacacacatgcacacacacataagcacatgcactcatgtacacacacactcgcgcacacacagacataggcataaacacacatatataccatatatacatagacaGGAAGAAGCTATAACCATCTGCCCtcaagaacaaacaaaccaaaaacaagacaACCCAAAACACCTTTAAGGTGTTGTGGAATTACATTTCTGTGTTCTTTCATTAAGAAGTCCTATctggcattaaaaacaaaacaatttcatgaTTTCCCTTAAAGGCATCATTCTACTTCatccttctttttattattattattagtgtgtgtgtgtgtgtgtgtatgtgtaggcacTCACACACACGGACTCACACAGGCACGGGTACGTGTTGAAGAGAAAATTGTTTCCCCATGGGAATCATAGcctggtttttgtctttcaggCTCCTGACCCCTCCCTTCCCCAATGGTTTCCCAAACTAAAGGAACTGGAGGAGAGAAACCCGTAATCTGATCTCAAAGCAGGCTTTGTCTTGATAAATGAAGTGATCCACAGCCACAGCCCTTTAAATCCTTTTGGGGACATGAATAACTGATTGTATCTGAGAGGCAAACTCAAGTTTACATTCTGACTCTTAGAGAatgttcttcctgtctcttcttacTGACTTGTTTGAAACTCATGAAACACCTGTCCTGGTTCACCCCATGAGACCAGGACCATATATATCGTAGCAGGGGCCCTCTAGGATAAAGAATACAAAACTACCTTacattcaacttttttttttttttttacaaaaacataTTATTCTATGAACATACTGCTCATGCCCCTCCTAGGTCTGGGAAAGGCCCATGCAAAAGAGATGCTGGAAGCTTAGATTAGATTGACTTCGACGTGACGAGTCCTTTTCTTAAGGTTCAGCGTTGTGGTAAATGTCCACCTATACTAGATGCACACAAACTAGGTACTTGGGTTTACAAACACAGGACATGTGTGTATTGGCTCCgcagaggctggggagaggaTATACAACCATAAATATCAGATCACAAGATTATGTAGTATATGAGCACACGTACACACGGGActttgatttagttttggtttttttctggtTTCGGCCGGGCAGCTGCTTCCCTCCAGGTCACACCCAGGCAATGATGTCCTCTTCTTCTGATTTTGAATTGTCTGCCTGCACGAAAACGTTCACTTTAGGGGAGACATGACCAGAGGGATGTACTTTCGGATAAGCCAGACTCAAATCCTGTTCTCTGAACGGGGCGCGTATAGAACACTGCTCTGCTCTAGAAGCCGGGTGTGATGGGTAGGGGAGGCGGGAAGCGGGTGACCAGGAATCGCACTGCCGGGAGGCAGGGATTGGCTAGTGTGTGTGCAGGCTGCATTCCTGGGTGGTTCAGATACTGGTTTGGAGGTCTCCATTGAGGAGGGTCCTCTGGGTCTCGGTGGTCTCATTCAGTCGGGATTTGTCCTGCTTACTGTCGCTCCGCTCCCCATCCTCCGTGCCACTCACCTTGACCAAGCAAAGAACATTCTGGAAGCTCTTCTTGAAGTTGTCGGACAAGAAGGCGTACAGGATGGGGTTGGCGCAGCTGTTGGCATAGGTGAGGATCACCACAAAGTCAAACATGCCTTTCAGGGCTGGGGTgggactgatggccacagacacGGAAGAGACGTTGAAGATGTAGAAAGGGAGCCAGCAGAAGATGAAGACGGCCACCACGATGGACACCATTCGGGTCACCTTTTTCTCCGACTTTTTCCTCTTGGATGATCCCACCCGGATCCCAGAGGActtcaccttgatgataatgaacagaTAGCAGAGACAAATGATGGTTAGGGGTACCAGAAACCCCAGGATGAAGGCGTAGATGATGAAACCTGTGTACCACGCCCCGGATTCGCCTGGCCAGTTGATGGTGCAGCTGCTCCTTCCCCACTGGTTGCTTCGGAGGCCAGCATAGATCATGATGGGCAAAATGACGAGcagagacacacaccacacagccaCATTGATCATCTTGGCTGTCCGGGGTCGCCTCCATTTGGCTGACTTAATGGGGTGCACCACGGCCAGGTAACGGTCGATGCTCATGACCGTCAGGCAGAAGATACTGGTGAACTGATTGATGCCGTCTACAGTCATGACCACCCGGCAGATGGCCTTGCCGAAAGGCCAGTGGACCAGCGCCACCTGCATGGCCAGGAAGGGCAGCCCTAGCATGAAGAGTTCGTCGGCGATGGCCAGGTTGAGGATGTATATGTTGGTGATGGTCTTCATCTTGGCGTAGCGGAGGATGACGTAGATGACAAGTGTGTTGCCGCACAGCCCGACGACACACACCACGAAGTAGATGAACGTGAGGACTGCGTTGCTCGTCATGTCGAAGTACGGCTCGGTCTGGTTGGAGCCAGACCCGTTGCTCGGCCCCAGGGAGCCGTTGAGGTCAAATGGAGAGGGCATCCAGATGTGGCTCCCGTTGAACTGCTCAGAGCTCATCTCCATGGCTGCCTTTCAGTCCGTCTAGAAGCAAGAGGCCAGAGATCTTCCTCTCACCTCACTGTGCTCTGGGGGCCAAGAGTCTATAGAGACATCtgggagagaaagcagaaaaagTAACCATCAGTTCCaggctactctctctctctctctctctctctctctctctctctctctctctctctcattagatatttaatttacatttcaaatgttatccccattcctggtttcccgTCCTAaccccccctgccccctcccctgctcaccaacccacccattcccccttcttgtcctggcattcccctataatggggcactgagccttctcaggaccaagggcctctcttcccactgatgacccacaaggccattctctgctacatatgcggctggagccatgggtccctccatgcgtactctttagttggtgtttcagtccctgggagctctgagggtactgggtggttcatattgttgttccttctgtttcttgttcatcttctggttttttttttgttgttgttttgttttggttttttggatttttttgctttttttttttgtttgtttgtttgtttgtttttcgagacagggtttctctgtatagacctggctgtcttggaactcactctgtagaccaggctggcctcgaactcagaaattcacctgcctctgcctcccagagtgctgggattacaggtgtgtgccatcaccgcctggctgtTCATCTTCTTAGTTTTACATttcactgagtgtgtgtgtgtgtgtgtgtgtgtgtatgcacgtgtgtgtttaCATAGGTTCAGTATCCCCACCCCTTTTTGAGtcaggattcctcaccatgtagcTTGAGCTAGCTGTTCCGTGAGCTGCAGacatccacctgtgtctgcctcccccaCTGCTGTGATGACAGATATGTATCACATATGCCAGCAGTTTTATGTGCTTCGGgaggttgaactcaggtctttttgCATGCAAGTCAGGcgctttattgactgagccatctcccacgctccctccctccttccttctttccttttccgtccacatctctccctctctcccttcttcctcttcttcttcctcctcctctccctcttccccctccccctaactCCCTCCTTCTTTGAGCAgagctagcctggagctcactaggtAGCCTTAGCTGGCTAGTATGCACAGTGCTCCCCATGCCTGGGTCTTCGGTGCTTGGGGtcacaggtgtgagctaccatccCTCACAAGGGAGGGAGCGAGGAATGGAAGAGGAActatccctccttcctcttctgtgcATTTTTCAATTGAAAAgcaagttttcttctttctatctaGCTGCCAGCCCCCCTGTCAGCCTGCAGACTGCAGACTTTTTGAGGTCTTTTCTAAGTGGTGGGGGAAGGGCTTGAGGGAAACCATCATCCTAGATGACGCACATGTGGTGGACGGCTATGGCTTCAAACACAGAGACTTTGATCCCTAAGGAATTGACTGGTCCAGACTGTTAAAGGGCAGATCTTGGAAGGTTTCAGCCCCTGACCCTGGAGGGGTCTGATACTGGCATTCAGGATCCCCAAGAAGAACTCTATGCTGACTTGATGTCTGCCATCATTAGagatcccatcccccacccccatggtggGAAAACTCAAGAAGTGAGAGGGAGAGCAAACTTGGGAGCCACAGTGAGCCCCACATGACCTCATGCCCAGCCCCTAACTGCTGTAACTCTCCTTTGTCAACACAGGGGTGTCATGGAGGTTAAACAACAGAAAGTATGTGCAAATGCCTAATGTTGTGCAGCTCATAGCCAGAGCCTCATGAATGTTACACACCCACGCCGCTCTCTACTGTCTCATTATCTCTAATTTATTGAACCCTGCCTGCACAGTGAATCAAGTTATAGTCTTCAATATTAaacgtaatcccagcacttgggaggcagaggtaggcagatttctgtgttcgaggccagcctggtctacagagtgagttccaggacagccagggctacacagagaaacactgtctcgaaaaagccaaatccaataaacgaaaaaaaaaaaaagctttaggtcctctcctcctctttctctcctcctcttcttcctcctcctcttcctcttcctcctccttctcttcttcctctcctcctcctcttccttctcctcttggtTTTGATTTTCTAATACTCCATGTTCCCCATTCCCCACTTCACCTCTGCTTGGGAAAGCCCTTTCTTAAAGGCCTTTTACCTGCAGTTCTCTGACTTAGGACAAAAATGGGAAACCAGGGGAGGGATGCAGGCTCTTTGTGAATGacaaaatatgcttttaaaaactgACAGAGTCCATTCCCACCCATCGTCCCCTTCACCGGGGACTGTCCTCCCTTagtggaaactgaggcttagagagTTAAGGTCCTCGGTGCAAGTGAGCTTGTGAACTCGAGCCACCTGGCCCCAAGTCTTCTGTGATTTTCACCATGTCCCAGCTGAGGCTCGGTGGATGTAAACTGGTGGCTGGTACTTGGGCCTTAGTTTGAAGCCACTGACTTGAGTGACCTCCATGCTGAGAAAATAATGAGAATTCTGTTGGCTTGGCCTAAGATGGAAAGCACCAGAACAACCCATAATTAAGCAATTTACCACggttataaaatgtgtgtgtgtgtgtgtgtgtgtgtgtgagagagagagagagagagagagagagagagagagagagagagagagagggaaggagactgGGTTGGGGACCTCAATGGGGGAGAAGAGCATCAAGTTACTTGGAGACATGGAGATAAGCCTATGAACAAAGAATGCTAGCCCTTAGGACACAGCCCTGCCCAGGGGTTTCTCAGGAAGTTAGGGGCTGGGTCTTGTGTGTGAAGAATGAAGAGCTCAAGGCAGGAGGTCTGTCCAGGAAGAGAAGAGCTGGTCAAGGTCTGGAGCGTCCAGCACTCTAGTTCATGTGCCTGCCATGCCTCCTGGAAGTTCACATGCCTGCCATTCTCCAAGCGATGGCTTAATGCTGGTAGAGGCTGCAGGGAAATTAGAGATGTAGCAAGCAACAGGCGGGCGCCATCCTCGCCCACCTCAGTCTCTGATTAGTTCTCACTGCCAAGTGATGGCCCTCCTGGCTTTTTCTTTCTGCATTAACTTCTCCCAGCACATGCTTGGTATGGTGAGGTCTGGGGTGTTTGCATTCACATTTTGGGGACCCACAACATTGTGTCTACACATGGGTAAGCACCTACACATTGTGTCCACACTTGGGTAAGCAAGCAGAAGCAGGCACAGCCCTTACAACCAGAAGCCGTAAAAAAACGCTTTTTAATATTCCCAGATTAACTTGGGTTATTTCCActgtccttccccctctccccctttcccatcTTGTCAGTGACTTAATTCCATAGACCCGGAATCCTATTCAAGCTGCCCACAGTGGGGCCTCACAGTAACCGTCAGCTTATGCCATCTATGGACAGTGAGAGGGTACTTCAATGTCTGTCTAGGACTGGAGACTGCCTGAGTTGTGGAATTTCAGTCTAGAGCCAAAAGAGGGAGGAgtcggggaggggggagaaggaagaggaggggaaagaggaagacaaGGGTGGTACGAGGCCCGGTGTGGTTCTTTAGCCTCAACTGTGGCACACTTTTTGTGCAGAACCAGAATGAGtggcggggcagggtgggggggggggagtggggtggATGGGGTGCCACCTTTCTCTCAGATTGGCTGAGACACACCTCCACTTTGGGAAGGGAAGTCTTGGAAGGTGGGAGGTGATCATATTCTGGGAACCCCATGTCCAAGGAAGACATGAGCATAGAACCTAGGGAGTCCTCTATAACCAGCCCAAGGTCTGCAAgtggcttcttttccttttacgATTGTCTCACTGAAGGTGAATTCCAAATGCCACGGGGGTCGATACTTGTTGAATTGTGGTTAAATTAAATGCACCGGGAAGTCGGTTTCTCTACTTTGTTTTTCCAGTGTCATAGCTGTTAAATACTGGCCTATGCTTGGTGGGTGGTTTTTCCCTGAGAGAGTCCTGGCTGTGATGGAAAAGAAGGATTTCCATTCAGGAATCCCCTCTCTCATTCAATCCCACAGCCAGAGAATGTGAGGTGGGTTCCACGAGAAAGATCTCAGCATTATAGTTTCTTTCCAACCTCTTTCTGTTGTGAGCCTTCaagacctccccacccccaagcctgCCAgacgcctacacacacacacacacacacacacacacacacacacacacacacctccaagaATCTGAGGTTAGAACTTGAGTCAGCACTAGCTTAAACAGTTGCAGCCCTGAGTGGGGTCCACCATGGCGCTAGAGCGTCCCTCACCATTGGGGCAGAGATGGATAAGCAAGCCTGAGGACGACAGAATTAGTGTGAGGAAAATATTTGGGGCCGTAACTCGCTGACCCTGGAAACAACGTGTTTCCTAAAGGATCTCCGCCGTTTCTAGGAAGACTAAGGGAGAGAGTCCTTCGAAACGCTGGAAGGACTGAGGTGCCAGGGACAGCTAGGAGTGCCAGTCGCTTGGGGATCTGACCATTCATTAGTTGGTTCTCTCCAATCTAGACAGATTCTATGCCTGAGGGCAGCGGGTGTGgggatgtggggggtgggggaggggatctgACCGCATATGTATCTGGGCTGCCTCCCCGGGCGATAAAAAGCCCGGAAGaatctgcttttcttctttttcggTGACATCCCGATCACCTGTCCCTCCCTAACTTAAGTCTCAGAGTGTGGAGCCTGTGGTGGCACTTGGCATGTCCCTTCTCCTTTAGCTGTCTCGCTTTCCTTGGGCCAGGGCTGTTTCGCAGGTGGCTAGGAAACAAGTTGTCCCCATCACAGCTACCACCTGGACACTCGGTCTCGCAGGGCATACGCCGCTGTACTTGGGCACTGGCTTTGAGAACAAATCCGTCCCGGAACACACTACCTTTCCACCCCAGACACCAGGATATGCATCTCTCATCTGCCTGTCacttccaaaggcacaaaagcaGAGAATTTGCGCGCCGGGAGCAACACGCAGGTAGCCTGGATCGGCGGTCTATCCCCAGCGCAGATTCGTGCAGGTGCCCAAAGTGTGCtcgtccctccctccatctcacGGTGGCACACGCATATGCACAGACGCACCCCTCACCTTGCTTTTCCACGAGTACTCGCTTCTGTGTTCTCCAGCACCCAGAAGCTGTCCTTTACCCAGCCGGGCGTCCGGGAGTGCAGCAGGCTTAGCAGGTGCTTGGCGCTCGGCAGTGGCTCCCGGGCTCCCAGGCTCCCAGCTTCCTTGGCTGGCTCGTGCTGGCCCTTCTGGCGTCTGAGAGAGCTTGCCTGGGCCCCGAGAGAGCTAGCCTGGCCTATAGATCAACGACGCCGCGGACTGGTGCTCCAGGCGCCGGTGGCCTCGCAAGCGCGCCGGTGGCTGCGCTGCTAGCATTGGCCCGGGCGGGTGGCAGCCCCTGGGCACACTTCCCCACGCCCCCGCCCGTGACGTCACGGCAGCTTGGCTCCGCCTGCCGGGTCCTGTAGGACCCTGTGAGCTGAGTGGAGAAAACCTGCGGGTGGCCCAGGGCGCCCAGTCAGGATAAGTACAACGGACCTTGACGCTGTTGGATGGTGAAGCGATCTCAGTGTCCCCACGACTCCTCCCGCTGAGGACGCGCGAGGCTTTCTTTCCGATTTCAGAGACTCGGTCCAGTTTTACCCAGCAAATTCCAGGCAGCTGGTGTGGCGACTGGGGTGACCTAGACTAGCCCCGGGACCTTTAAGACATGTTCTCAAGTTTGCAAAGCCGTGCCTACCACGGACCAGTCCCGGGAACAGGGCACAGGTTGCAGAGACAGGCTAAGGGCACAGAAAAAAGGGGTGACAACAGCAAGCGGGTCTCCCGTGCAGGcgcctgcaggtgtgtgtgtgctcgcggcACCTGGCTTCAATTCCCGCTGCCAGCAGGCTCGGCGGGCTCCACCAGTCTCCCAACTGGCGGCCCGGAGGCCATGCAGTCTCTCCTATCTTTAATTTAGCCTGTCAGTCACTGCTTGCTGGCCTGACCCAGCCCCAGCCCAACCGTTCCGCCTACGCTCGAGCTCGCGCTGTGGCGCTCTGCGGGAGCAAAGAGGGACTCGCAAGAAGTGGGAGATGTGTCGCATCAAGTTGCAGCTATTTATTTTTTGACTGTGATGATTCAGTCGGTGTTCCAATACTTTAATAAGTCATAATCAATCCTGTAGCCTTCCTTCCCTCACCTCTTACCGcactgctctctctttctctctctctctctctctctctctctcacacacacacacacacacacacacacagagagagagagagagagagagagagagagagagagagagagagaaagaggcagacagacgcagacagacagacagaggacagCGAGTGCACCCGGGCGGTTTCTAGAACACGAAAAATTAGAAAGCAAACCCTGATTAGCTTTCTCTGTGGGTCCTGATGCAACCATCCTGTGTATGATCTGCTTACGTGCTCATCTGGGAAAAGCATACATCAAGAAGTTATGTGTGTGGTGAGTTTTGACAGGGAAAGCGAACCAGCTTGTAAAAGCAGTCCAGAATTGCTTGTAAGCCAGAGGGTCGCTCACTGGCACCATCTCTGTGAGATGTGTGGACTTGATGGACATTGAGGTAGGGGTTGTCAGGTCCTAGTGGTGTCGGGGGTTGGGGGTCAACTTGACTTTAGTTTTTTTACGGGGCAGGCTTGGGGGACTGAATAGTGCAGCTCTCAGGATGAGGGGAGTGGCCCCAGGGGAAAGAAGGGACCAAGGAATGAGCTCAGGCCTCCTCCTACCTCTGAAACACAGTTGTCACCATATATATTGCCCCCTCCAGTTTAAAACCCTTCCAGGAACGGAGAAGAATGAGGAGGCAGGAAGTGCCCGTTCTGAGTTCAGCTCTCCTGGGACATCATGCGACCTTGTCAAAGTTCTTTAACTCCTGCTGCTCAGTTTGCATATTGTTTAGAAAAATTAGCTCATGCAAACAACCAGGAACCCCTGGTTCTCAGCTGTTCCTTCTCTCATACACAAGGTGACCCCCAGGGGGCAGTGTACAGTTTTTTGGTTTCTGTTCTTTTGGTTCCATATCAGCACCACCAGCCAAAAAAGCAGGCTGCTCTTATCAGCTAAATAATCCTTTCCCAAACAGCGTCGGGATCATTTCTGTATGCTCTTAACGTGCTGAGCACAGACAGTAAAATCCACCCTTTCATGCACTTGGGAAGTCTTTTCCTCTTCGTTCTCAGTGTCAGGTCTGGCAGGCTCAGCCCAGATGGAGAGATGAAACTTCGACATGCCTATCTCTTTTGCAGCTGGCCCGGTGGTGAGATCTGAACAATTTGACCTTGACAGCCGAAAATGTCATCTAGAACAATTATTGATTTTGTCCGATTCATGCgtgcctctctcccctcccccaccggtGAATGCCTCCATAGAGCTCTGAGATCACCTTTGGCTTTGCTGCGATGCCCCTCCAGCTTCCAGGTTTGAGCTCCCATTCCCTGTTTGACAATAACCCTGCTCTTTTGACTCTTTCCCAGCAATCTGagagggcctctccttccttgacAGCTCCTTTAGTAACTAAGTAACGAGACCTTGAACCAGAAAAACACACCCGGTTGCAAAAGAGATAACCTCCTCACTGGCTTGCTtggtatcttttatttctttttaagatttatttgtttatttttatgtatatgagcacactgtagctgtcttcaaacacaccagcaGAAGGCATCCAATCccgttacaggtggttgtgagccacttggttgctgggaattgaactcaggacctctggaagattagtcagtgctcttaaccactgagccttctctccagtccctggctTGGTATCTTTAAGCCAATGAAATGAACACTTCTTCATTTTTGCACTTATCAGAGGGATGCTAGGTGGCAGGAAATGAAGAACAGTAATGGCCTGGGAGTTCAGCAGACAACAGACCAGGAACTCTCAAGTAGGTCATTCTGTCTGGTCACTTAGAGGCTTTATCAATT
Proteins encoded in this region:
- the Sstr2 gene encoding somatostatin receptor type 2 isoform X2 — its product is MEMSSEQFNGSHIWMPSPFDLNGSLGPSNGSGSNQTEPYFDMTSNAVLTFIYFVVCVVGLCGNTLVIYVILRYAKMKTITNIYILNLAIADELFMLGLPFLAMQVALVHWPFGKAICRVVMTVDGINQFTSIFCLTVMSIDRYLAVVHPIKSAKWRRPRTAKMINVAVWCVSLLVILPIMIYAGLRSNQWGRSSCTINWPGESGAWYTGFIIYAFILGFLVPLTIICLCYLFIIIKVKSSGIRVGSSKRKKSEKKVTRMVSIVVAVFIFCWLPFYIFNVSSVSVAISPTPALKGMFDFVVILTYANSCANPILYAFLSDNFKKSFQNVLCLVKADNSKSEEEDIIAWV
- the Sstr2 gene encoding somatostatin receptor type 2 isoform X1, with amino-acid sequence MEMSSEQFNGSHIWMPSPFDLNGSLGPSNGSGSNQTEPYFDMTSNAVLTFIYFVVCVVGLCGNTLVIYVILRYAKMKTITNIYILNLAIADELFMLGLPFLAMQVALVHWPFGKAICRVVMTVDGINQFTSIFCLTVMSIDRYLAVVHPIKSAKWRRPRTAKMINVAVWCVSLLVILPIMIYAGLRSNQWGRSSCTINWPGESGAWYTGFIIYAFILGFLVPLTIICLCYLFIIIKVKSSGIRVGSSKRKKSEKKVTRMVSIVVAVFIFCWLPFYIFNVSSVSVAISPTPALKGMFDFVVILTYANSCANPILYAFLSDNFKKSFQNVLCLVKVSGTEDGERSDSKQDKSRLNETTETQRTLLNGDLQTSI